The proteins below are encoded in one region of Enhydrobacter sp.:
- the pyk gene encoding pyruvate kinase codes for MRRERFTKIVATLGPASSSPERLQALFEAGADVFRLNFSHGTAADHKQRVELLRALEKHYRHPIAILMDLQGPKLRLGTFAKGPMELKKGQKLRFDLDPEPGTAKRIPLPHPEIFRAARPDGLLLIDDGKVRLRILAHSDTTIDAAVEVAGPISDRKGVNLPNLMLPLSPMTTKDRRDLDYGLSLGVDWVALSFVQRADDIAELKKLVAGRAAVMAKLEKPMAIEHLDEIIEQSDGIMVARGDLGVEMPPEAVPPLQKRILAACRAAGRPAIVATQMLDSMVHSPTPTRAEASDVATAVYDGTDAVMLSAESASGDYPIEAVTIMDRILKSVEADPLYRRLMAASRREPEATTADAISAAARQCAHTLTAAAIVTYTNTGSTALRAARERPDVYILCLTPNLNTARRLTLAWGIHPVQTEDAHSFSDMVQRAVRIARKEKLAQPGERLVITAGVPFGTPGATNTLRIAYI; via the coding sequence ATGAGGCGCGAGCGTTTCACCAAGATCGTCGCCACCTTGGGGCCGGCCTCGTCCAGCCCCGAGCGGCTGCAGGCGTTGTTCGAGGCGGGCGCCGACGTTTTCCGACTGAACTTCAGCCATGGCACAGCCGCCGACCACAAGCAGCGCGTCGAGCTCCTGAGAGCGCTCGAGAAGCACTACAGGCATCCGATCGCCATCCTGATGGACCTTCAGGGACCAAAGCTCAGGCTCGGCACCTTCGCCAAGGGGCCGATGGAGCTGAAGAAAGGTCAGAAGCTGCGCTTCGATCTCGATCCCGAGCCGGGCACGGCCAAGCGCATTCCCCTGCCCCATCCGGAAATATTCCGCGCCGCCAGGCCTGACGGTCTGTTGCTGATCGACGACGGCAAGGTACGGCTGCGCATCCTGGCGCACAGCGACACGACGATCGATGCCGCGGTCGAGGTGGCGGGCCCGATCAGCGACCGCAAGGGCGTGAACCTGCCCAACCTGATGCTGCCGCTCTCGCCCATGACGACGAAGGACCGGCGCGATCTCGACTATGGCCTGTCGCTCGGCGTCGACTGGGTGGCGCTGTCCTTCGTGCAGCGCGCGGACGACATCGCCGAGCTGAAGAAGCTCGTCGCCGGCCGCGCCGCGGTGATGGCCAAGCTCGAGAAGCCGATGGCGATCGAGCATCTCGACGAGATCATCGAGCAGAGCGACGGCATCATGGTGGCGCGCGGCGATCTCGGCGTGGAGATGCCGCCCGAAGCCGTGCCGCCGCTGCAGAAGCGCATCCTCGCTGCCTGCCGCGCCGCCGGCAGACCGGCGATCGTCGCCACCCAGATGCTGGACTCGATGGTGCACTCCCCGACGCCCACGCGGGCCGAGGCCTCGGACGTCGCGACCGCGGTCTATGACGGCACCGACGCCGTGATGCTCTCGGCCGAGTCGGCCTCCGGCGACTATCCGATCGAGGCCGTCACCATCATGGATCGCATTCTGAAGAGCGTGGAGGCCGACCCGCTCTATCGTCGCCTGATGGCCGCCAGCCGCCGCGAGCCCGAGGCGACCACTGCCGATGCGATCAGCGCGGCGGCGCGCCAGTGCGCCCATACGCTGACGGCAGCGGCGATCGTCACCTACACAAACACCGGCTCGACGGCGCTGCGCGCCGCGCGTGAGCGGCCAGACGTGTACATCCTTTGCCTCACCCCCAACCTCAACACCGCCCGGCGGCTGACGCTCGCCTGGGGGATCCACCCCGTGCAGACCGAGGATGCGCACAGCTTCTCCGATATGGTTCAGCGCGCGGTAAGGATCGCCCGCAAGGAGAAGCTCGCCCAGCCGGGCGAACGGCTGGTCATCACGGCCGGCGTGCCCTTCGGAACGCCCGGCGCTACCAACACGCTGCGCATCGCCTACATCTGA
- a CDS encoding heterodisulfide reductase-related iron-sulfur binding cluster — MQTNFTLAQLADPETARSEQILRKCVHCGFCTATCPTFVLLGDERDSPRGRIYFIKAMLEGNRAPTASEVRHIDRCLSCLSCMTTCPSGVHYMHLVDHGRHHIENTYRRVLSDRLLRRLLGFLMPRPQFLRWVTVLTWFAKPLAAVLPADSGDPGGATFWRRVKAMIEAVPSRVPVPSAVDRPQTFAAEGSRRQRVALMPGCGQQVLAPEVNEATVRLLTRHGIEVVNVAGSGCCGSSVQHIGDNAQALELAKRNIVAWLKEADGQGLDAVVINASGCGTTVKDYGCMFEHDPLWRDRARRVAALAKDISELMVEVGLANVTPRPLTVAYHSACSMQHGQKVIEQPMKLLRDAGFHVKEVPEGHLCCGWAGTYQILQPELSRRLRDRKVVNIESLQPDVIAAGNFGCVGNIASGTGIPVVHTVELLDWATGGPKPAAMT; from the coding sequence GTGCAGACCAATTTCACCCTCGCCCAGCTGGCCGATCCCGAGACGGCGCGCAGCGAGCAGATCCTGCGCAAATGCGTGCATTGCGGCTTCTGCACGGCGACCTGCCCGACCTTCGTGCTGCTGGGGGACGAACGGGACTCGCCGCGCGGGCGCATCTACTTCATCAAGGCGATGCTGGAGGGCAATCGCGCGCCGACGGCATCCGAGGTGCGCCACATCGATCGCTGCCTCTCCTGCCTGTCCTGCATGACGACCTGCCCCTCGGGTGTGCACTACATGCACCTGGTCGATCACGGCCGGCACCACATCGAGAACACGTACAGACGCGTACTGTCCGATCGCCTGCTGCGCCGGCTGCTGGGCTTCCTGATGCCGCGCCCGCAGTTCCTGCGCTGGGTCACGGTGCTCACCTGGTTTGCCAAGCCCCTGGCGGCGGTGTTGCCCGCCGACAGCGGCGACCCTGGCGGGGCGACCTTCTGGCGGCGCGTGAAGGCCATGATCGAGGCCGTGCCGTCGCGCGTGCCGGTGCCCTCGGCGGTCGACCGGCCGCAGACCTTTGCCGCTGAAGGCTCGCGCAGGCAGCGCGTGGCGCTGATGCCGGGCTGCGGCCAGCAGGTGCTGGCGCCCGAGGTGAACGAGGCGACGGTGCGGCTGCTGACGCGCCACGGCATCGAGGTGGTGAACGTGGCGGGCTCGGGCTGCTGCGGCTCGTCGGTGCAGCATATCGGCGACAACGCGCAGGCGCTGGAGCTCGCCAAGCGCAATATCGTCGCCTGGCTGAAGGAGGCGGACGGTCAGGGGCTCGATGCCGTCGTCATCAACGCGTCCGGCTGCGGTACGACGGTGAAGGACTATGGCTGCATGTTCGAGCATGATCCGCTGTGGCGCGACAGGGCACGGCGCGTGGCGGCGCTCGCCAAGGACATCAGCGAGCTCATGGTGGAGGTCGGTCTCGCGAACGTGACCCCGAGGCCGCTCACCGTCGCCTATCATTCGGCCTGTTCCATGCAGCATGGCCAGAAGGTGATCGAGCAGCCCATGAAGCTCCTGCGCGATGCAGGCTTCCACGTGAAGGAAGTGCCCGAAGGTCACCTCTGCTGCGGCTGGGCCGGCACCTACCAGATCCTGCAGCCCGAACTGTCGCGCCGGCTGCGCGATCGCAAGGTCGTCAACATCGAGAGCCTGCAGCCGGATGTGATCGCCGCCGGCAACTTCGGTTGTGTCGGCAACATCGCTTCCGGCACGGGCATTCCCGTCGTGCATACAGTCGAGCTGCTGGACTGGGCCACCGGCGGGCCCAAGCCGGCGGCGATGACCTGA
- a CDS encoding AMP-binding protein: protein MRFPEFEYSLDALRALQFERLKAALAHAYAHQAPYRAKCEAAQVHPDDLRSLDDLPRFPFTDKADLREAYPFGMLAIPREQCVRIHASSGTTGRPTIVGYSAKDIETWSELMARSLHAGGIRPGDILHNAYGYGLFTGGLGFHYGAERLGCTVVPMSGGFGERQVQLITELGAHGVLMTPSYMMAIADEFDRLGVDPRRTSLKVGFFGAEPWTEGMRAEIEQRMGIDAVDVYGLSEVMGPGVACEFAETKDGPTIWEDHFLPEIVDPETGRPVPDGQPGELVFTSLTKEAMPVIRYRTRDLTCLQPGQATAMRRMAKITGRSDDMLIVRGVNLFPSQVEEQILRDPALTGHYVIELTRTGALDDLVVRVESRSILDGDDHAQCRAGLVRRLKGMCGLAAMIEIVSPGAIERSMGKARRVIDRRPKA from the coding sequence ATGCGCTTTCCCGAGTTCGAGTACAGCCTCGACGCCCTGCGGGCGCTTCAGTTCGAGCGGCTGAAGGCGGCGCTGGCGCACGCCTACGCCCATCAGGCGCCCTACCGCGCCAAGTGCGAGGCGGCCCAGGTGCACCCGGACGACCTGCGATCCTTGGACGATCTCCCGCGCTTCCCGTTCACCGACAAGGCCGATCTGCGCGAGGCCTATCCCTTCGGCATGCTGGCCATCCCGCGCGAGCAATGCGTGCGCATCCACGCCTCCAGCGGGACGACCGGACGGCCGACGATCGTCGGCTATTCGGCCAAGGACATCGAGACCTGGAGCGAGCTCATGGCGCGCTCGCTCCATGCCGGCGGCATTCGGCCGGGCGACATTCTGCACAATGCCTACGGCTATGGCCTGTTCACCGGCGGCCTCGGCTTCCACTACGGCGCCGAGCGGTTGGGTTGCACGGTGGTGCCGATGTCGGGCGGCTTCGGCGAGCGCCAGGTCCAGCTCATCACCGAGCTCGGCGCGCATGGGGTGCTGATGACGCCCTCCTACATGATGGCGATCGCCGACGAGTTCGACCGTCTCGGCGTCGACCCGCGCCGGACGTCGCTCAAGGTCGGCTTCTTCGGCGCGGAGCCCTGGACGGAAGGCATGCGGGCCGAGATCGAGCAGCGCATGGGCATCGATGCCGTCGACGTCTACGGCCTGAGCGAGGTGATGGGCCCGGGCGTCGCCTGCGAGTTCGCCGAGACCAAGGACGGCCCCACCATTTGGGAAGATCACTTCCTTCCCGAGATCGTCGATCCCGAAACCGGCAGGCCGGTGCCCGATGGCCAGCCCGGCGAGCTCGTCTTCACTTCGCTGACCAAGGAGGCGATGCCGGTCATCCGCTATCGCACCCGCGACCTGACGTGCCTGCAGCCCGGCCAGGCGACGGCGATGCGGCGCATGGCCAAGATCACCGGTCGCAGCGACGACATGCTGATCGTCCGCGGCGTCAACCTGTTCCCGAGCCAGGTCGAGGAGCAGATTTTGCGCGACCCGGCGTTGACCGGCCACTACGTGATCGAGCTTACGCGCACCGGCGCTCTGGACGATCTCGTTGTGAGGGTCGAAAGCCGGAGTATCCTCGACGGCGACGACCATGCACAGTGCAGGGCGGGTCTGGTGCGGCGGCTCAAGGGAATGTGCGGCCTTGCGGCCATGATCGAGATCGTGAGCCCCGGCGCCATCGAGCGGTCGATGGGCAAGGCGCGGCGGGTGATCGACCGCCGGCCGAAAGCGTAG
- a CDS encoding amidohydrolase family protein — protein sequence MATLYVGGRLFDGEKVQDGQAVLEEGGKVSRVAPAGEFAGFAGERVDTSGGTLIPGLIDCHVHSLSGAEGNPGVVQDRMSAAQLAVRGMEFMRATLEGGITAVRDCGGKDYIEFAIRDAYNNGRFLGPTMRCAGRMICMTGGHGNRTGRVADGPDEVVKAVREQIHAGSDLVKIMATGGVMTPGVNPEDAHYSPEEMKAGISEAHRFHKCCASHAQGALGILNAVRGGIDSIEHGIFMTEECVNEMKERGVWLVPTLAAVKNILKGYDDGDRSIPDYVIEKARRVFDRHIASVKMYYKAGGRIAMGTDAGTPHNRHGENARELEFMCEIGISSRDSLFFATASAADLVRLVDQGRIKEGNSADFVLCDGDPLADIKRAARKENHRLVVKRGQVAKDNRAAFATAAVRVAAE from the coding sequence ATGGCGACGTTGTATGTCGGCGGCCGGCTGTTCGACGGCGAGAAAGTGCAGGACGGCCAGGCGGTGCTCGAGGAGGGCGGCAAGGTGAGCCGCGTGGCGCCGGCCGGAGAGTTCGCGGGCTTCGCCGGCGAGAGGGTCGACACGTCGGGCGGCACGCTGATCCCGGGCCTGATCGACTGCCACGTCCATTCGCTGTCGGGCGCCGAAGGCAATCCCGGTGTCGTGCAGGACCGCATGAGCGCCGCGCAGCTTGCGGTGCGCGGCATGGAGTTCATGCGCGCGACGCTGGAAGGCGGCATCACCGCCGTGCGCGACTGCGGCGGCAAGGACTATATCGAGTTCGCGATCCGCGACGCCTACAACAACGGCCGTTTTCTGGGCCCCACGATGCGCTGCGCCGGCCGCATGATCTGCATGACGGGCGGCCACGGCAACCGTACTGGCCGCGTCGCCGACGGGCCCGACGAGGTGGTGAAGGCGGTGCGCGAGCAGATCCATGCCGGCTCCGATCTGGTGAAGATCATGGCGACCGGCGGGGTGATGACGCCCGGTGTGAATCCCGAGGACGCGCACTATTCGCCCGAGGAAATGAAGGCCGGCATCAGCGAGGCGCATCGTTTCCACAAATGCTGCGCCAGCCATGCGCAGGGCGCGCTCGGCATCCTGAACGCGGTGCGCGGCGGCATCGATTCGATCGAGCACGGCATCTTCATGACCGAGGAATGCGTGAACGAGATGAAGGAACGCGGCGTGTGGCTGGTCCCGACACTCGCCGCCGTGAAGAACATCCTGAAGGGCTATGACGACGGCGACCGCTCGATCCCCGACTATGTGATCGAGAAGGCGCGCCGCGTCTTCGATCGCCACATCGCCTCGGTCAAGATGTACTACAAGGCGGGCGGCCGCATCGCCATGGGCACCGACGCCGGCACGCCGCACAACCGGCATGGCGAGAACGCGCGCGAACTCGAGTTCATGTGCGAGATCGGCATCTCTTCGCGCGATTCGCTCTTCTTCGCCACGGCGAGCGCGGCCGACCTCGTGCGGCTGGTCGACCAGGGCCGTATCAAGGAGGGGAACTCGGCCGATTTCGTGCTGTGCGATGGCGATCCGCTGGCCGACATCAAGCGCGCGGCGCGCAAGGAGAACCATCGTCTGGTGGTGAAGCGCGGGCAGGTGGCCAAGGACAATCGCGCCGCCTTCGCGACGGCAGCGGTACGCGTGGCCGCCGAGTAA
- a CDS encoding tetratricopeptide repeat protein translates to MTPLRACLAGLLGLMLAAGAHAQISNSDSGRAAMLDTLFAKLQTTADPLAAQALEQAIWEQWTMVPDPDQRRLMLRGMAEMQRQDLQAAVATFTKLIEIAPDLSEAWNKRATVYWLLGNFDASIADICETVKREPRHFGAYSGLGMIRAQMGEPARAAAAFELARKYNPHIVGIDEEIARLKAQAGSDTVEDPLGCGERTAGR, encoded by the coding sequence ATGACGCCCCTTCGCGCTTGCCTTGCCGGCCTCCTCGGCCTGATGCTGGCGGCGGGCGCTCACGCGCAGATCTCGAACAGCGACAGCGGGAGGGCCGCCATGCTCGACACCTTGTTCGCCAAGCTGCAAACCACCGCCGATCCCCTGGCCGCCCAGGCGCTCGAGCAGGCGATCTGGGAACAGTGGACCATGGTGCCCGATCCCGACCAGCGGCGGCTCATGCTGCGCGGAATGGCCGAGATGCAGCGGCAGGACCTGCAAGCCGCGGTCGCGACCTTCACGAAGCTGATCGAGATCGCGCCCGACCTGTCGGAGGCCTGGAACAAGCGCGCCACCGTCTACTGGCTGCTCGGCAATTTCGATGCGTCCATTGCCGATATTTGCGAGACGGTGAAGCGCGAGCCGCGACACTTCGGCGCCTATTCGGGGCTCGGCATGATCCGCGCGCAGATGGGCGAGCCGGCGCGCGCGGCGGCCGCTTTCGAGCTCGCACGGAAGTACAACCCGCATATCGTCGGCATCGACGAGGAGATCGCCCGGCTCAAGGCGCAGGCGGGTTCGGATACGGTCGAGGATCCGCTGGGTTGCGGCGAGCGCACCGCCGGAAGATAG
- a CDS encoding DUF2339 domain-containing protein has protein sequence MDYVLLILLGLAWLLGTPVVALVALVRTSGLRDQNARLAAEIAALRREIAQRPLSAEPAESSEIAPPVEAAPLPPPFVAEPVESATEEVAEAAPPPLPAVEAPGTAPAKAGWEQRLGARAFVWVGAVTLALAAVFLVRYSIDEGYLSPEVRVILAALFGFGLIAGAEKVRARDDRVAQAMTAAGVAALYGALFAAVALYGMISPVAAAGGAAALTAFAIGLSLRHGIFVAALAFVGGFLSPAIIGSAEPNVPVLFGYLLAIAAGTLGVIRYRGWWWLGWGVLAGTLVWTVVWIAAAADGLPWVGAFLVAVAGLFVWTTWKRLGESENPPADVAALVWAALGGTGALLVAIIVRDGGQQNAGWLALAVHGVGAYALGRWTPRFQYHAALAPALSLAALALWWLTMSGASLGWDADRFAWFAILFGGLYAAGAFALMWNASRPGFWAALSVAAALTHFLFCWYVLRGLKTATPWGLISIGLAAPFLVGAERLARWRDRMTGATEALGFLLAGVAFFIAAAIPLELRHEWITVAYAIELAAVAAIAATLDLVAMRRICWALLAVVVVRFVLNPWVLDYPLGVTPILNWILWGYGISIAALAVGLRYLRRMRDEPLTRATEAAIALLAFMLATLEVRSLFQHGSMDAFGTSFMERAFYVLVWGAFALASLWLARWRQDVVALWAWRVSGLLALGIALVAQVIVANPIFDSADVGQWPILNGLLLAYAVPAAMAAVARRWMADVEKDESVGALVTVAAGILAFVYLSLEVRHFFDPDFQRPGLEAEGVELYAYSIVWLLFGVALLTLGFVRRSAVLRHAGMALVCIVVLKVFLIDLAGLEGLLRVVSFLGLGAALLGLGFVYRRLGFDPASGK, from the coding sequence TTGGACTACGTCCTTCTGATCCTCCTGGGGCTGGCCTGGCTGCTCGGTACGCCGGTCGTGGCGCTCGTGGCGCTCGTCCGCACGTCGGGCCTGCGCGACCAGAATGCACGGCTGGCGGCCGAGATCGCGGCCTTGCGACGGGAGATCGCGCAACGCCCGCTCTCGGCCGAGCCCGCGGAATCCTCAGAAATTGCGCCGCCGGTCGAGGCGGCGCCTTTGCCGCCGCCGTTCGTCGCCGAACCAGTCGAGTCCGCGACGGAAGAGGTCGCCGAAGCTGCGCCTCCGCCGCTGCCTGCTGTCGAAGCGCCTGGCACGGCACCGGCCAAAGCCGGTTGGGAGCAGCGGCTGGGCGCGCGCGCCTTCGTCTGGGTCGGCGCGGTCACGCTTGCGCTCGCTGCCGTCTTCCTGGTGCGCTACTCGATCGACGAGGGCTATCTCTCGCCCGAGGTCCGCGTGATCCTGGCGGCGCTGTTCGGCTTCGGCCTGATCGCCGGCGCGGAGAAAGTGCGGGCGCGCGACGATCGCGTGGCGCAGGCCATGACGGCGGCGGGCGTCGCCGCGCTCTATGGCGCGCTTTTCGCGGCGGTGGCGCTCTACGGGATGATCTCCCCTGTGGCAGCGGCTGGAGGCGCCGCGGCGCTCACCGCCTTTGCCATCGGCCTGTCCCTGCGCCACGGCATCTTCGTGGCGGCGCTCGCTTTCGTCGGCGGCTTCCTCAGCCCGGCCATCATCGGGAGCGCCGAGCCGAATGTGCCGGTGCTGTTCGGCTATCTGCTCGCGATTGCCGCGGGCACCCTCGGGGTCATCCGCTATCGCGGCTGGTGGTGGCTGGGCTGGGGCGTGCTCGCGGGAACACTGGTCTGGACGGTGGTCTGGATAGCGGCCGCGGCGGACGGTCTTCCATGGGTCGGCGCGTTCCTGGTCGCGGTGGCCGGCCTGTTCGTCTGGACCACTTGGAAGCGCCTCGGCGAAAGCGAGAATCCGCCGGCCGATGTCGCCGCCCTGGTGTGGGCTGCGTTGGGTGGCACCGGTGCGCTCCTTGTCGCGATCATCGTGCGCGACGGTGGCCAGCAGAACGCCGGCTGGCTCGCGCTGGCCGTGCACGGCGTCGGTGCCTACGCTCTCGGCCGCTGGACGCCGCGCTTCCAGTACCATGCCGCCCTCGCGCCCGCGCTGTCGCTCGCGGCGCTCGCCCTGTGGTGGCTCACGATGTCCGGCGCGAGCCTGGGCTGGGACGCCGATCGCTTCGCCTGGTTCGCTATCCTGTTCGGCGGCCTCTACGCAGCGGGCGCCTTCGCGCTGATGTGGAACGCGTCGCGGCCGGGATTCTGGGCCGCCTTGTCGGTCGCGGCCGCCCTCACGCATTTCCTGTTCTGCTGGTACGTTCTGCGCGGACTGAAAACCGCGACCCCATGGGGCCTGATCAGCATCGGTCTCGCCGCACCGTTCCTGGTGGGCGCCGAGCGGCTCGCGCGATGGCGGGACCGCATGACGGGCGCCACGGAGGCGCTGGGCTTCCTCTTGGCCGGCGTTGCCTTCTTCATCGCCGCCGCCATCCCGCTCGAACTCCGCCACGAATGGATCACCGTGGCCTACGCGATCGAGCTCGCCGCCGTTGCCGCCATCGCCGCGACCCTCGACCTGGTGGCCATGCGCCGGATCTGCTGGGCCCTGCTGGCGGTCGTGGTCGTGCGTTTCGTGCTCAATCCCTGGGTGCTCGATTATCCCCTGGGCGTGACCCCGATCCTGAACTGGATCCTGTGGGGCTACGGCATCTCGATCGCGGCTCTTGCCGTCGGGCTGCGCTACCTCCGGCGCATGCGCGACGAGCCGCTCACCCGTGCGACAGAGGCAGCCATCGCGCTGCTCGCCTTCATGCTGGCGACACTGGAGGTCCGTAGCCTCTTCCAGCATGGATCGATGGACGCTTTCGGCACGTCGTTCATGGAACGCGCCTTCTATGTCCTGGTGTGGGGCGCTTTCGCGCTCGCGTCTCTGTGGCTGGCGCGCTGGCGGCAGGATGTCGTCGCCCTTTGGGCCTGGCGCGTCAGCGGGCTCCTTGCCTTGGGCATCGCACTCGTCGCGCAGGTAATCGTCGCCAACCCGATCTTCGACTCGGCCGATGTCGGTCAGTGGCCCATCCTGAACGGCCTTCTGCTCGCTTATGCCGTTCCGGCGGCGATGGCGGCCGTGGCGCGCCGCTGGATGGCCGATGTCGAAAAGGACGAGAGCGTGGGCGCCTTGGTGACGGTGGCGGCGGGCATCCTCGCCTTCGTCTATCTTTCGCTCGAGGTCCGCCATTTCTTCGATCCCGACTTCCAGCGGCCCGGATTGGAAGCCGAAGGCGTCGAGCTTTACGCCTATTCCATCGTCTGGCTGCTGTTCGGCGTCGCTCTGCTGACGCTGGGATTCGTGCGCCGCTCGGCCGTCCTGCGCCATGCCGGGATGGCGCTGGTCTGCATCGTGGTGCTCAAGGTCTTCCTGATCGATCTCGCCGGGCTGGAGGGGCTGCTAAGGGTCGTCTCCTTCCTCGGCCTCGGCGCGGCGCTGCTCGGTCTCGGATTCGTGTATCGTCGTCTCGGCTTCGATCCAGCGTCAGGGAAGTAG
- a CDS encoding spore coat U domain-containing protein — MRRLAFLAMSLLLLPAPAWAASCTTSATGVSFGTYIPSTASPTDNAGTVSVTCSAAAQTVNYSIALNQGLNASSGFNRRLKSGTSFLSYQIYTTAGRTTVWGNGTGGTSTVSDSYTCVLCTNVRRNYTTYGRLPALQWRAPGPYSDTITVTVTFN; from the coding sequence ATGAGGCGACTGGCCTTCCTGGCAATGTCCCTTCTTCTGTTGCCGGCACCCGCATGGGCAGCAAGCTGCACGACGTCGGCCACGGGCGTCAGCTTCGGTACCTATATTCCGTCGACCGCCAGTCCGACCGACAATGCCGGAACGGTCTCGGTCACCTGCAGCGCCGCCGCCCAAACCGTGAACTATTCCATCGCACTCAACCAGGGCCTCAACGCGAGCAGCGGCTTCAATCGACGCCTGAAGAGCGGCACCTCGTTCTTGTCCTACCAGATCTACACGACCGCGGGCCGTACGACGGTCTGGGGCAATGGTACCGGCGGCACCAGCACGGTCTCCGATAGCTACACCTGTGTCCTTTGCACCAACGTCAGACGCAACTACACCACATACGGTCGCCTGCCCGCGCTGCAATGGCGCGCGCCAGGCCCCTACAGCGACACCATCACGGTGACCGTGACGTTCAATTGA